In a genomic window of Callithrix jacchus isolate 240 chromosome 22, calJac240_pri, whole genome shotgun sequence:
- the ZNF8 gene encoding zinc finger protein 8, which yields MDREDEAVAAVMSVGPPAAQLQEPVTFRDVAVDFTQEEWGQLDPTQRILYRDVMLETFGHLLSIGPELPKPDVISHLEQGTEPWVTERGTTQGCYPGWEPRSEGQASDREQGLPEEEPSPVTGMEGFPRAAPCPTTLRKGWECQSQGSALKDQNNLKTLEFGLKEAPVQDEGYKTLRLGENCALSSNPNPFPEISRGEYFYTYDSQITDSEHDSSLVSQQTGSSEQQPSENSDCHKASGQAIPVMELTKSQVQDKPYKCTDCGKSFNHNAHLTVHKRIHTGERPYMCKECGKAFSQNSSLVQHERIHTGDKPYKCAECGKSFCHSTHLTVHRRIHTGEKPYECQDCGRAFNQNSSLGRHKRTHTGEKPYTCSVCGKSFSRTTCLFLHLRTHTEERPYECNHCGKGFRHSSSLAQHQRKHAGEKPFECRQRLTFEQTAALTKQEWAEALGCDPPLRQDDRTHRSDRPFKCNQCGKCFIQSSHLIRHQITHTREEQPPGRNRRREQSSSRNSHLVQHQHSDSRKTSAGGAKAGQPESRALALFDIQKIMQEKNPVHVIGVEEPSVGASLVFDIREST from the exons ATGGACCGCGAGGACGAAGCGGTAGCGGCGGTGATGTCTGTGGGGCCGCCGGCGGCCCAGCTTCAG GAACCAGTGACATTCCGGGATGTGGCTGTGGACTTTACCCAGGAGGAATGGGGGCAGCTTGACCCTACCCAGAGGATCCTTTACCGTGATGTGATGCTGGAGACCTTTGGGCACCTGCTCTCCATAG GTCCTGAGCTACCGAAGCCTGATGTCATCTCCCACCTGGAGCAAGGGACTGAgccatgggtgacagagagaggaaCCACCCAGGGCTGCTATCCAG GCTGGGAGCCTCGATCTGAAGGCCAAGCATCAGACAGGGAACAGGGCCTTCCTGAAGAGGAGCCTTCCCCTGTCACAGGAATGGAGGGATTCCCGAGAGCTGCTCCTTGTCCCACCACGTTACGGAAAGGCTGGGAGTGTCAGAGCCAGGGCTCAGCACTCAAGGACCAGAATAACTTGAAGACGTTAGAATTTGGCCTCAAGGAAGCACCAGTTCAAGATGAAGGCTACAAAACTCTCAGACTTGGGGAAAACTGTGCCCTGAGTTCAAACCCAAATCCATTCCCGGAGATCTCTAGAGGAGAATATTTCTATACTTATGACTCACAGATTACAGACTCAGAACATGATTCGAGCCTAGTCAGTCAGCAGACAGGCTCCTCAGAACAACAGCCCAGCGAAAACAGCGACTGTCACAAAGCTTCCGGTCAGGCCATTCCGGTTATGGAACTCacaaaaagccaggtgcaggACAAACCCTACAAATGTACTGACTGTGGGAAGTCATTTAACCATAATGCACACCTCACGGTGCACAAGAGGATTCATACGGGAGAAAGACCTTACATGTGCAAAGAGTGTGGGAAAGCTTTCAGCCAGAACTCCTCCCTCGTTCAGCATGAGCGAATCCACACGGGAGACAAGCCCTACAAGTGCGCCGAATGTGGGAAGTCTTTCTGCCATAGCACACACCTTACCGTCCATCGGAGGATTCACACTGGGGAGAAGCCTTACGAGTGTCAGGACTGTGGGAGGGCCTTCAACCAGAACTCATCCCTGGGTCGGCACAAGAGGACACACACCGGGGAGAAGCCATACACCTGCAGTGTGTGTGGGAAATCCTTCTCTCGGACCACTTGCCTTTTCCTGCACCTCAGAACTCACACCGAGGAGAGGCCCTATGAGTGCAACCACTGTGGGAAGGGCTTCAGGCACAGCTCATCCCTGGCCCAGCACCAGCGGAAGCATGCTGGGGAGAAGCCCTTCGAGTGCCGCCAGAGGCTGACCTTTGAGCAGACGGCAGCTCTAACAAAGCAGGAGTGGGCAGAAGCTCTGGGCTGTGACCCACCTTTGAGGCAAGATGACAGGACTCACCGGAGCGACAGACCCTTCAAGTGTAACCAGTGTGGGAAGTGTTTCATTCAGAGCTCTCACCTCATCCGGCACCAGATAACTCACACCAGGGAGGAGCAGCCCCCTGGGCGAAACCGACGTCGGGAGCAGTCCTCCAGCAGGAACTCGCACCTGGTTCAGCACCAGCACTCAGACTCCAGAAAGACCTCTGCAGGTGGAGCAAAGGCAGGGCAGCCGGAAAGCAGAGCCCTGGCTTTGTTTGACATCCAAAAAATCATGCAAGAGAAAAACCCTGTGCACGTTATTGGGGTGGAAGAGCCTTCTGTAGGTGCTTCCCTGGTGTTTGACATCAGAGAATCCACATAG